A single region of the Macrobrachium rosenbergii isolate ZJJX-2024 chromosome 5, ASM4041242v1, whole genome shotgun sequence genome encodes:
- the LOC136838848 gene encoding RNA-binding protein 48 — translation MIRPDAVKKLPHHEQLEFCYTRAKYRQGRKLTSVKVYTVNDESRYLIVTGVPAVKILEELERLCLRYGNIELLEILPDYPQPNFEEAYLLKYKNIKNARFAKVKLDGTSFYGGILHVCYAPELESLEETREKLADRRKSIAALTRYKLNASEVNKAKQMDNVQIHRAATKRYLSQMKEDVSCMYKKHFDTDKASKSVPSQSTCETEMPLKLSVKTSCDLVGNMHDNDKLISTKDSKQTDTVPSNAGNSPCEPQATAKSDTCKVNPTSKKKIRMFKNAKILSYSIKEDN, via the coding sequence ATGATTCGCCCTGATGCTGTGAAAAAGCTTCCTCATCATGAACAACTTGAATTTTGCTATACCAGAGCTAAATACCGTCAAGGGAGAAAGTTGACATCAGTCAAAGTGTACACTGTTAATGATGAGTCTAGATACTTAATTGTCACTGGTGTGCCTGCTGTAAAGATTCTTGAAGAACTGGAAAGGCTGTGCCTCAGATATGGAAATATAGAATTACTTGAAATTCTTCCAGATTATCCTCAACCAAACTTTGAAGAAGCATATCTtctaaagtacaaaaatattaagaatgcAAGGTTTGCCAAGGTGAAGTTAGATGGAACATCTTTTTATGGAGGAATTTTACATGTATGTTATGCACCAGAGTTGGAATCTTTggaagaaacaagagaaaaattggCAGATCGTCGAAAGAGCATAGCAGCCTTGACTAGATATAAGTTGAATGCTAGTGAAgttaacaaagcaaaacaaatggATAATGTACAGATACATAGGGCTGCAACAAAGCGCTATCTATCCCAGATGAAAGAAGATGTGTCTTGTATGTATAAGAAGCATTTTGACACAGATAAAGCAAGTAAAAGTGTACCTTCTCAAAGTACATGTGAAACTGAAATGCCCTTGAAGTTGTCAGTCAAGACCTCTTGTGACTTAGTGGGAAATATGCATGATAATGACAAATTAATATCCACCAAAGATTCTAAGCAAACTGATACAGTTCCATCTAATGCAGGGAACAGTCCATGTGAACCACAGGCAACTGCCAAATCAGACACCTGTAAAGTGAATCCTACaagtaagaagaaaataagaatgttcaaaaatgcaaaaatattgtcGTATTCCATTAAAGAGGACAACTGA